The proteins below are encoded in one region of Acidiferrobacterales bacterium:
- a CDS encoding molybdopterin-dependent oxidoreductase, which translates to MSTAKTAQILDSVCPLDCPDTCSLEVTVAKDRIVKVRGSKANPYTAGVICNKVGRYYPEMVHGGKRLRNPLIRTGERNSGQYRRISWDDALEHVHRGFSRAIDEFGPQSVMPLNYAGPHGELAIGSMDRRFFHKLGATLVDRGPLCGAVRTTSYSSLYGEAPGMAPEHARHSDLIVVWGNNATVSNLHLARVIKSARESGAKVITVDPKRIRIAEQSDLHIHIMPGTDVIFAMAVAAQLERQDQLDLDFIMEWTFGYERYMDQARQYSIDDVIQICGISKNQFDQFIQLYSNAKNIAVSVGNGMERGHSGGSGIRAAMALQALTGNHGRIGAGVIAEPDLTVPRTTDRLRRPDLIPSGTRTFNIVDTSALLLDETLDPPIKALMIYNHNPVATHPNQQQMIEALERQDLFIVGSDIVMTDSMAYADVILPAASHFEYADIYGAYGQNYVQRAAPVIPLVGEALPNTEIFRRLAAKFDFEDAIFTESDSELMDSAFDPDDSRFEGSRPSELPLDRAIEFNQPDGEFAIMCDNVRPATASGKIELFSEDLEQRFGFGVPRYRPVSKDLPFVLISPSSSKRTNATFGGCAASDGMEIVEINPQDAETHAIADGDVVEVFNERGKAVLKIVVSDKTRPGVLYSPKGTWRNTSHTNMTVNALIPSDIRADLVGGACYNETFVDLKRQM; encoded by the coding sequence GTGAGCACCGCCAAAACGGCCCAAATTCTGGACAGTGTCTGTCCACTCGACTGTCCGGACACCTGCAGTCTGGAAGTGACAGTAGCCAAAGACCGTATCGTAAAAGTGCGAGGATCAAAGGCAAACCCCTATACCGCGGGCGTGATCTGCAACAAGGTCGGACGTTACTACCCGGAAATGGTTCACGGCGGGAAACGGCTTAGAAATCCCCTGATCCGCACCGGCGAACGCAACTCAGGGCAATACAGACGGATATCCTGGGACGATGCACTGGAGCACGTGCATCGCGGATTCTCAAGAGCGATCGATGAGTTCGGGCCCCAGTCGGTGATGCCGCTCAATTATGCCGGCCCTCACGGGGAACTTGCCATAGGCTCCATGGATCGTCGTTTTTTCCACAAGCTCGGCGCCACACTTGTTGATCGGGGCCCGTTGTGCGGTGCCGTAAGAACAACTTCGTATTCCAGCTTGTACGGGGAGGCGCCCGGCATGGCTCCCGAGCACGCCCGTCACTCAGATCTGATTGTCGTGTGGGGCAACAATGCGACTGTATCGAACCTGCATCTGGCAAGGGTCATCAAGTCAGCGCGCGAAAGCGGCGCGAAGGTGATCACAGTCGATCCAAAACGAATTCGAATCGCCGAACAAAGCGACCTTCACATACACATCATGCCAGGAACCGATGTCATATTTGCGATGGCGGTTGCGGCACAGTTGGAAAGACAGGACCAATTGGATCTTGACTTTATCATGGAGTGGACTTTTGGATACGAGCGTTATATGGATCAGGCGCGGCAATACTCGATCGACGACGTCATCCAAATCTGTGGAATCAGCAAGAATCAGTTCGATCAGTTCATCCAGCTATACAGCAATGCGAAAAATATTGCGGTATCGGTTGGAAACGGAATGGAACGCGGTCATAGCGGCGGTTCGGGAATTCGCGCCGCCATGGCACTGCAAGCCTTGACCGGCAATCATGGCCGCATCGGTGCCGGTGTGATAGCGGAACCGGATCTGACTGTCCCTAGAACGACCGATCGACTGCGACGTCCGGACCTGATTCCGTCCGGAACCCGAACCTTCAACATCGTTGATACCTCAGCATTGTTGCTGGACGAAACCCTGGATCCGCCCATCAAGGCATTGATGATCTACAACCACAACCCGGTTGCAACCCATCCGAATCAACAGCAGATGATCGAGGCTTTGGAGCGTCAGGATCTGTTCATTGTCGGATCAGATATTGTCATGACAGACAGCATGGCGTATGCCGATGTCATTCTGCCGGCCGCCAGTCACTTTGAGTATGCGGATATATACGGTGCCTACGGCCAGAATTACGTGCAACGAGCAGCACCCGTCATTCCCCTGGTCGGTGAGGCCTTGCCGAATACAGAAATCTTTCGCCGTCTTGCCGCGAAATTCGATTTCGAAGACGCCATATTCACTGAGAGTGACAGCGAGTTGATGGATTCGGCATTCGACCCGGACGACTCGCGTTTCGAAGGTTCCCGCCCCAGCGAGCTTCCGCTGGACCGGGCAATTGAATTCAACCAGCCTGACGGCGAATTCGCCATCATGTGCGACAATGTCCGACCGGCCACTGCATCTGGAAAGATTGAGCTTTTCTCGGAAGATCTGGAGCAACGATTCGGGTTCGGCGTACCGCGTTATCGTCCGGTTTCGAAAGACTTGCCATTCGTACTGATTTCACCATCGTCCAGCAAGCGGACCAACGCCACGTTTGGTGGCTGTGCGGCCTCCGACGGGATGGAGATCGTGGAGATCAATCCGCAGGATGCTGAAACTCACGCAATAGCCGATGGTGATGTCGTTGAAGTCTTCAATGAGCGCGGGAAGGCAGTACTGAAGATAGTCGTATCGGACAAAACCCGACCCGGTGTGCTTTACTCGCCCAAGGGCACGTGGCGCAATACAAGCCATACAAACATGACTGTGAACGCGTTAATCCCTTCAGACATAAGAGCGGACCTTGTCGGAGGCGCATGTTACAACGAGACCTTTGTAGACCTGAAGCGACAGATGTAG
- a CDS encoding mandelate racemase/muconate lactonizing enzyme family protein translates to MLIKDIQITRHELEIKPPFPSSWDPRPLKTWQTTIVRVMADNGMVGIASGDAMIGFERYKDLFVGEDAFDFDRHNRILDSISLFASRCWPLDLALWDLYGKAKDKPVYELLGGDSGVVPLYASTGTVRPPNELAEQACRIRDMGFKAIKFRVGRRALDEDVEALRAVRKALGDGIEIMIDANQAWRMPWDTSDWWTYDDARLMIDKTRELNLYWLEEPLHRGDFEGLRKLRSISDGPRIASGEMNTEYYELRYLMSSGCLDVLQTDCVYFGGITGLAAVAKQSKALGVTFSPHTWGNGIGLLANAHLAAGTGAPPYLEYAIDPPEWTLEERDFMLTGPVMHDGNGSLDLGTRPGLGIELDEDILNSTRIR, encoded by the coding sequence ATGTTAATCAAGGATATTCAAATCACACGCCACGAGCTGGAAATCAAGCCACCGTTTCCCTCGTCCTGGGACCCCAGGCCATTGAAGACGTGGCAGACCACAATCGTCCGCGTCATGGCAGACAACGGAATGGTCGGAATCGCGTCCGGCGACGCGATGATCGGATTCGAGCGATACAAGGATCTTTTCGTGGGTGAGGACGCGTTTGACTTTGACCGTCATAACCGGATACTCGACAGCATTTCACTTTTCGCATCACGTTGCTGGCCGCTTGATCTCGCACTTTGGGACCTGTATGGCAAAGCGAAAGACAAACCCGTCTATGAATTGCTTGGCGGTGACAGCGGGGTTGTTCCGCTCTATGCATCGACGGGAACGGTTCGCCCGCCGAACGAACTCGCGGAGCAGGCCTGTCGAATCAGGGACATGGGATTCAAGGCGATCAAGTTCAGGGTCGGGCGACGGGCGCTGGATGAGGATGTCGAGGCTTTGCGCGCCGTGCGAAAAGCGCTCGGTGACGGGATTGAAATCATGATTGACGCCAATCAGGCTTGGAGGATGCCATGGGATACCAGTGACTGGTGGACGTATGATGATGCCAGGTTGATGATCGACAAGACCCGCGAGCTGAATCTGTATTGGCTGGAGGAGCCATTGCATCGCGGAGATTTTGAGGGGTTGAGGAAACTTCGTTCGATTTCCGATGGGCCGAGGATTGCAAGCGGAGAGATGAATACGGAGTACTACGAACTGCGGTATCTGATGTCGTCAGGCTGTCTGGATGTGTTGCAGACAGACTGTGTGTACTTCGGTGGAATCACCGGCTTGGCTGCCGTTGCAAAGCAATCAAAGGCTTTGGGTGTCACGTTCAGTCCGCATACCTGGGGAAACGGAATCGGCTTGCTGGCCAACGCCCACCTCGCGGCCGGAACCGGAGCTCCTCCATATCTTGAGTATGCAATCGATCCGCCCGAATGGACGTTGGAGGAAAGGGACTTCATGCTGACAGGACCGGTAATGCACGATGGCAATGGAAGTCTTGACCTGGGAACACGGCCGGGGTTGGGAATTGAACTGGATGAAGACATCCTGAATAGCACTCGCATTCGCTGA
- a CDS encoding type II toxin-antitoxin system HipA family toxin, with protein sequence MSRILDVFFSNKLVGYLTQKKSGQVTFEYSAQWLNDEHNFAISTSLPLGNEQFKQKQCRGFFAGILPEEYNRRLIARNLGISAQNDFAMLEKIGGECAGALTFLPNGTLPSEQDYEYQPLGDADLIGILKRLSTRPLLAGESKVRISLAGAQQKVAIHVDRNGRYSLPLGGAASTHILKPAIAQYPNIVSNETFCLSLARSIGIPAVNATVKSIEHFEFILVERYDRIFEVAEHFPTRLHQEDFCQALGIPSERKYQSEGGPGIVDCVEMLKTVSSLPAIDIQNFLNLVVFNLIIGNNDAHGKNFSLLFREQGGSMSTRLAPAYDVLSTDYYDELTKVMAMKIGKANQFDRLRARNFERLSKKSGISVAGFRNRICELAENIRDILSATIREFPVIHDLSARIDCRASRLIQAVKR encoded by the coding sequence ATGAGCCGCATTCTAGACGTATTTTTTTCCAACAAACTGGTTGGGTATCTCACACAGAAGAAGTCCGGGCAGGTTACTTTTGAGTACTCCGCACAGTGGTTGAATGATGAACATAATTTTGCCATATCAACATCGTTGCCACTTGGAAATGAACAGTTCAAACAAAAGCAATGCAGAGGTTTTTTTGCCGGTATTCTCCCGGAAGAATATAACCGCAGACTCATAGCCCGCAATCTTGGCATCAGTGCACAAAATGATTTTGCGATGCTTGAAAAAATCGGGGGTGAATGTGCAGGAGCTCTGACGTTTTTGCCTAATGGAACACTTCCCTCGGAACAAGACTACGAGTATCAACCGTTAGGTGATGCGGACTTAATTGGAATCCTGAAGCGGCTATCGACACGTCCATTGCTTGCCGGCGAATCAAAGGTGCGAATTTCGCTGGCTGGTGCACAGCAAAAGGTTGCGATACATGTTGACCGAAATGGACGATATTCGCTTCCACTCGGTGGGGCGGCCAGCACACATATCCTAAAACCGGCAATCGCCCAATATCCGAATATCGTCAGTAATGAAACCTTCTGCTTATCGCTCGCAAGGTCGATAGGTATTCCTGCTGTCAACGCCACCGTAAAATCTATCGAACACTTCGAATTCATACTCGTAGAGCGTTATGATCGAATATTCGAGGTCGCTGAGCATTTTCCCACGCGCTTGCATCAGGAGGATTTCTGCCAAGCGTTGGGAATACCTTCGGAACGAAAATATCAAAGTGAGGGCGGCCCGGGAATAGTTGATTGTGTCGAGATGCTGAAGACTGTTTCCAGTTTACCTGCTATCGACATCCAGAATTTTCTGAATCTCGTAGTCTTCAATCTGATTATTGGCAATAACGACGCGCATGGAAAGAATTTTTCTTTGTTGTTTAGAGAACAAGGAGGTTCCATGTCGACCAGATTGGCACCGGCATATGATGTATTGTCAACCGACTACTATGATGAGCTTACCAAAGTAATGGCGATGAAGATTGGCAAGGCAAATCAGTTTGATCGATTGAGAGCCAGAAATTTTGAACGACTGTCGAAAAAATCAGGAATTAGTGTTGCTGGATTTAGAAATCGGATTTGCGAGCTAGCCGAAAACATCCGAGACATTTTGTCGGCAACGATTAGAGAGTTTCCCGTCATCCATGATTTAAGTGCTCGTATCGACTGCAGAGCTTCGCGATTGATACAGGCAGTAAAGCGATAA
- a CDS encoding type II toxin-antitoxin system Y4mF family antitoxin, producing MKHTTISIGLLVRETRKLQRLTQGDLAVVCGTGKRFIVDLENGKPTCELAKVLNVVQLLGIEIQLIPPPTVDIE from the coding sequence ATGAAACATACAACAATTTCCATTGGTTTGCTTGTTCGAGAAACGCGAAAGTTACAACGTCTTACGCAGGGTGACCTGGCTGTCGTTTGTGGCACCGGGAAAAGATTTATTGTTGATTTGGAAAATGGCAAACCAACATGTGAGTTGGCCAAAGTACTTAACGTTGTTCAGCTGCTTGGAATTGAAATTCAGCTGATTCCACCACCAACTGTGGATATTGAATGA
- a CDS encoding 2Fe-2S iron-sulfur cluster-binding protein: MNQQMLDVEIWRGGMSGHYNSYQVPIQARQTILDIVTYVQRELDSTLSYRFSCRVGMCGTCAMTVNGVPRWTCRTQTSVISSRSGIRIAPLRNFPVIKDLVVDMNDFFEKWDRGMGASDQEYSDSGQFAQVRPDSAQRKAVDQAIECIGCGVCHAACDVVGWNPQYLGPAALNRTWSLANDERQQNRKALLQWSATESGCLSCHTTRSCTTCCPKELDPSGSIAGLKQQIVRSLI; encoded by the coding sequence ATGAACCAACAGATGCTTGATGTGGAAATCTGGCGCGGCGGCATGTCGGGTCATTACAATTCGTATCAGGTGCCAATTCAGGCCCGTCAGACGATACTCGACATCGTGACCTACGTTCAGCGCGAACTCGACAGCACGCTGTCTTACCGCTTCTCCTGTCGGGTCGGAATGTGCGGCACCTGTGCAATGACCGTCAACGGCGTGCCCCGGTGGACCTGCCGTACCCAGACTTCAGTGATCAGCAGCCGTTCAGGAATCAGGATCGCACCCTTGAGGAACTTTCCTGTCATCAAGGACCTGGTTGTAGACATGAACGACTTTTTCGAGAAGTGGGATCGGGGAATGGGCGCTTCGGATCAGGAATACTCTGATTCCGGGCAATTCGCCCAAGTCCGCCCCGACAGCGCGCAACGCAAGGCAGTTGACCAAGCCATCGAATGTATCGGCTGCGGAGTGTGTCACGCCGCTTGTGACGTGGTCGGATGGAATCCGCAATACCTCGGGCCTGCGGCGCTGAACCGCACTTGGTCACTCGCCAATGACGAGCGACAGCAGAATCGAAAAGCCCTCTTGCAGTGGTCGGCAACCGAGTCCGGCTGCCTGTCGTGCCATACAACGAGATCTTGTACCACCTGCTGCCCGAAAGAACTTGACCCTTCGGGATCCATCGCCGGACTCAAGCAGCAGATCGTTCGGTCACTGATCTGA
- a CDS encoding FAD-binding oxidoreductase — protein sequence MATCNQNTAIQQELASIVRAANVLTASESTAPYLKERRGRFDSETMCVVLPADVDEVSAIVRLCRERNRPIVPQGGNTGVCGGAVADAESVIINLQRMNRVRGVDETGYTMEVESGCILADLQSVAIEHDMFLPLSLGAEGSCQIGGNLSTNAGGVNVLRYGNARDLVLGLEVVLPDGSVWNGMNSLRKNNTGYDLKNIFIGAEGTLGIITAAVLKLFPRPTNRATVMIAIESVPDALELFSRTRKETSNFVSSFELMSTVCVESAFRQIPDCSDFFPGQVYPWYVLVELGDSTEDGVSQQLSERFLERALDDGVILDAVVAQSERQSMQMWRLREAIVECQNYEGKSIKNDVSVPLSNIAQFIDRATASVESMIPDVRCFAYGHIGDGNIHFNLSQPPNMDGNEFFDQWNAVCDAVHEIADSLGGSFSAEHGIGLLKLRDMTRYKSTVELNMMNSIKLALDPDNIMNPGKVLPS from the coding sequence ATGGCAACGTGCAATCAAAATACAGCAATTCAGCAGGAACTCGCATCGATTGTGCGAGCAGCGAACGTACTCACCGCAAGTGAGTCGACAGCTCCCTACCTTAAGGAGCGGCGCGGCCGCTTTGACAGTGAGACCATGTGTGTGGTTTTGCCAGCCGATGTTGACGAAGTCAGTGCGATTGTCCGATTGTGCCGCGAACGCAATCGGCCGATCGTTCCTCAAGGCGGCAATACCGGTGTATGCGGCGGCGCGGTCGCAGATGCGGAATCGGTGATTATCAATCTTCAGAGAATGAATCGGGTTCGCGGCGTTGATGAGACCGGATACACAATGGAGGTTGAGTCCGGCTGCATACTGGCTGATCTTCAGTCGGTGGCAATCGAACATGATATGTTTCTGCCATTGAGTCTCGGTGCCGAAGGGTCATGTCAGATTGGAGGCAATCTGTCAACGAATGCCGGCGGCGTCAATGTGCTGCGCTATGGAAATGCCCGGGATCTGGTTCTGGGTCTCGAAGTGGTGCTGCCGGATGGCAGCGTCTGGAACGGAATGAACTCACTTCGAAAGAACAATACAGGTTATGACCTCAAGAACATCTTTATCGGAGCGGAAGGCACACTTGGCATCATTACGGCGGCAGTTCTGAAACTGTTTCCGCGACCGACCAATCGTGCTACGGTGATGATAGCGATCGAATCGGTTCCGGATGCCTTGGAACTTTTTTCCAGAACGCGTAAGGAGACTTCTAATTTCGTGTCCTCGTTCGAACTGATGTCCACAGTGTGTGTCGAATCCGCTTTCAGGCAGATTCCGGATTGCAGCGACTTCTTCCCCGGACAGGTTTACCCCTGGTATGTCCTTGTGGAACTCGGGGACAGTACCGAAGACGGGGTCAGCCAGCAACTGAGCGAGCGCTTTCTTGAACGCGCATTGGACGATGGGGTCATCCTGGATGCCGTGGTGGCCCAAAGTGAGCGGCAATCGATGCAGATGTGGCGGTTGAGAGAAGCGATCGTGGAATGTCAGAACTATGAGGGCAAGAGTATCAAGAATGATGTCAGTGTGCCTTTGTCCAATATTGCACAGTTCATCGACCGGGCTACTGCGAGCGTAGAGTCAATGATTCCAGACGTGCGATGTTTTGCATACGGGCATATAGGCGATGGCAATATCCACTTCAATCTCAGCCAGCCGCCAAACATGGATGGCAATGAATTTTTCGATCAATGGAATGCGGTCTGTGACGCAGTGCACGAGATTGCGGACAGTCTTGGCGGATCGTTCAGTGCCGAACATGGCATCGGTCTTTTGAAACTACGGGATATGACGCGGTATAAGTCCACCGTCGAACTGAACATGATGAACTCAATCAAGCTGGCGTTGGATCCCGACAATATCATGAATCCGGGAAAAGTGCTTCCGTCCTGA
- a CDS encoding thiolase family protein, whose protein sequence is MDKSLRPFITGASMIPFRRYRDGSTFRDWIRLVGQDALKQAQLERSQVDSVIVASESDMLSLQVSPAALVTDELGLLGAAAVHVEAGGASGAAALREGYIQICSGLAENVLVIGYDQTASRLSRAGVQRVYSLSFDADIEGWSGISTANLYALSFKLYCRELNANSRQAALVSVKNHGNAMYNPFAHKPMDITVDDVLQSDVISDPYRLLDCSVISDGAAAVVLSAENGGAGRRHSIRITGSGCSTDSVRLGDRSAAHMFSAKSQAARQAYSQAGVTDPGREIDVAEVYDAFSGAELQGIEALGLCPSGRAGPEMEAGRFSSDGALPVNLSGGLIGQGGAPGATGIAQAVNVYRLLCGTFEPQLQPARKLRRGLTDAHSGVCTVGIVHVIESVPPQ, encoded by the coding sequence ATGGATAAAAGCCTTCGACCTTTCATAACCGGAGCATCCATGATTCCGTTTCGGCGCTATCGGGATGGCTCGACGTTTCGGGACTGGATTCGACTCGTCGGCCAAGACGCACTGAAACAGGCACAGCTCGAAAGGTCCCAGGTTGACTCGGTCATCGTAGCCAGTGAGAGCGACATGCTGTCCCTGCAAGTCAGTCCGGCGGCACTGGTCACGGATGAACTGGGACTGCTGGGGGCAGCCGCAGTTCATGTCGAGGCCGGTGGAGCGAGCGGTGCGGCCGCATTGCGCGAGGGATACATCCAGATCTGTTCAGGCCTTGCCGAAAATGTCCTGGTCATCGGTTACGATCAGACTGCAAGTCGACTGTCGCGAGCAGGCGTGCAAAGAGTCTACAGCCTTTCGTTTGATGCCGACATCGAAGGTTGGAGCGGAATCAGTACGGCAAATCTGTATGCCCTCTCGTTCAAGCTCTATTGCCGGGAACTCAACGCCAATTCACGACAGGCTGCGCTGGTGTCGGTAAAAAATCATGGGAACGCAATGTACAACCCGTTTGCACACAAACCTATGGACATCACAGTGGATGATGTTCTTCAATCCGATGTCATCAGCGACCCATATCGCCTTCTGGACTGTTCGGTGATCAGCGATGGTGCGGCGGCAGTCGTCCTTTCAGCCGAAAATGGCGGTGCTGGCCGTCGGCATTCAATACGGATCACAGGGAGCGGTTGCAGTACCGATTCGGTACGACTTGGGGATCGCAGTGCGGCACATATGTTTTCGGCGAAGTCACAAGCCGCTCGGCAGGCTTATTCACAAGCGGGGGTTACGGACCCTGGCAGGGAGATTGATGTTGCTGAGGTGTATGACGCGTTCAGTGGCGCGGAACTTCAAGGCATCGAAGCGCTCGGACTGTGTCCGTCAGGTCGAGCGGGTCCGGAAATGGAAGCGGGAAGATTTTCTTCCGACGGAGCGTTGCCGGTTAACCTGTCAGGCGGCCTGATCGGACAGGGCGGAGCGCCCGGTGCGACCGGAATTGCTCAGGCGGTGAACGTCTATCGCTTGCTCTGCGGCACTTTTGAACCGCAACTTCAGCCCGCACGAAAACTTCGTCGAGGACTGACTGACGCTCATTCCGGTGTTTGTACAGTCGGCATTGTCCACGTGATCGAGTCAGTGCCGCCACAGTGA
- a CDS encoding aminopeptidase P family N-terminal domain-containing protein, whose translation MNDKPARQHGAMEFTQPPVDLDRVRLYRLDRVRQQLRDRDLAGALLFDPVNIRYATDTTNMQIFCSRYDARSVFVATEGPVVLWDFGDWPHITQELPTIDDYRVMPPFFSFGVVEAAMTMPVSSPARCWTSSHRVPATTAG comes from the coding sequence ATGAATGACAAACCAGCTCGCCAGCACGGTGCGATGGAGTTCACTCAGCCTCCGGTCGACCTCGACCGGGTTCGTCTTTATCGACTCGACCGGGTTCGACAGCAGTTAAGGGATCGGGACCTGGCCGGCGCACTTTTGTTTGATCCGGTCAATATCCGCTATGCGACCGACACAACGAACATGCAGATATTCTGCTCGCGCTATGATGCACGCAGTGTCTTTGTGGCGACGGAGGGCCCCGTTGTCCTGTGGGACTTCGGGGATTGGCCTCATATAACACAAGAACTTCCAACAATCGATGATTACCGCGTGATGCCGCCATTTTTTTCTTTTGGGGTGGTGGAAGCTGCCATGACAATGCCCGTCAGTTCGCCCGCGAGGTGTTGGACGTCGTCGCATCGAGTGCCGGCGACAACCGCAGGATAG
- a CDS encoding M24 family metallopeptidase, translating to MDVVASSAGDNRRIAVDRCGLTASGALQHAGLEMVEGQGLMEVARSVKSTQEIALLQHSINVGEIAIAQMRRLMEPGITENALWSKLHETNIAMGGEWIETRLLASGARTNPWFHECSMKPIEKGEMVSFDTDMIGPYGYICDMSRSWICGEVRPKPNQARLYQLANEQIHFNIDLLRPGLSFHEFAQMAWPLPDEFKRHRYGVTAHGVGLTDEYPAIKYIFDFDEHEIDGIFEVGMALSIESFIGSAHGGEGVKLEEQVVITDTGCRKLSSYPIEDW from the coding sequence TTGGACGTCGTCGCATCGAGTGCCGGCGACAACCGCAGGATAGCCGTTGACCGCTGTGGCCTGACAGCATCGGGTGCATTGCAGCACGCGGGGCTGGAAATGGTCGAAGGCCAGGGGCTGATGGAAGTTGCCCGGTCGGTGAAGTCAACCCAGGAGATCGCTCTTTTGCAACACTCCATCAATGTCGGTGAAATTGCGATTGCGCAAATGCGCCGATTGATGGAACCGGGTATCACTGAAAACGCACTGTGGTCAAAACTGCACGAAACCAACATTGCCATGGGCGGCGAGTGGATCGAAACCCGACTTCTGGCGTCTGGCGCTCGAACCAATCCGTGGTTCCATGAATGCTCCATGAAGCCGATCGAAAAAGGTGAGATGGTGTCTTTCGACACTGACATGATCGGACCTTACGGTTACATCTGCGACATGTCGAGATCCTGGATTTGCGGCGAGGTCAGGCCGAAGCCGAATCAGGCGCGTCTGTACCAGCTTGCCAACGAACAGATTCACTTCAACATTGATCTGTTGCGGCCTGGCTTGAGTTTCCATGAGTTCGCGCAGATGGCCTGGCCGCTTCCGGATGAGTTCAAGAGGCATCGGTATGGCGTCACTGCTCATGGGGTAGGCCTTACCGATGAGTACCCGGCAATCAAGTACATCTTCGATTTCGATGAGCATGAGATTGATGGCATTTTTGAGGTTGGAATGGCCCTCAGTATCGAATCATTCATCGGCTCTGCTCATGGCGGAGAAGGCGTGAAACTCGAAGAGCAGGTCGTGATCACGGACACCGGATGCAGGAAACTGTCCTCATATCCAATTGAGGACTGGTGA
- a CDS encoding sulfite exporter TauE/SafE family protein, which translates to MIFELAPWVVAWCAFAMACGGFIKGVLGIGTPLLTVPMMALVLPVHHTIVMMAFPVVVANVWQVYDAEKPVETVTRFWPAFVALVVGTWAGVKILSGTDEKTLLLLVGILVIAFTILQGSPRKITIPARLEKPAGAVFCGTAGVVGGLSSLFGPMLILYLVSLSTLEKNRFVNTISFLYIGAVVPWVAMLIFVGVMDRKLAILSALAVIPLVVGLAAGRAVRKHVEETVFYRLVLGVLILSGISMMWRAWQYGANSAIGG; encoded by the coding sequence ATGATTTTTGAATTGGCCCCCTGGGTAGTGGCGTGGTGTGCATTCGCGATGGCTTGCGGGGGATTCATCAAGGGTGTTCTGGGCATCGGCACCCCACTTCTGACGGTTCCGATGATGGCACTTGTACTGCCGGTTCATCACACGATTGTAATGATGGCCTTTCCGGTCGTTGTTGCGAATGTGTGGCAGGTTTACGATGCCGAAAAGCCGGTGGAAACAGTCACACGGTTCTGGCCGGCGTTTGTCGCGCTGGTTGTCGGCACCTGGGCGGGGGTCAAGATACTTTCCGGCACTGATGAAAAAACGCTGCTGTTGCTGGTTGGAATTCTGGTGATCGCCTTTACCATCTTGCAGGGATCACCGCGCAAGATCACGATACCGGCAAGGCTGGAAAAACCTGCCGGCGCGGTATTCTGCGGCACCGCAGGCGTGGTTGGAGGGCTGTCGTCCCTGTTCGGTCCGATGCTGATTCTCTACCTGGTGTCCCTGTCCACTTTGGAGAAGAACCGCTTCGTCAACACGATCAGTTTCTTGTATATCGGTGCAGTGGTGCCATGGGTTGCCATGCTGATTTTCGTCGGGGTGATGGACCGAAAACTCGCGATCTTGTCTGCGCTGGCTGTGATTCCATTGGTTGTTGGCCTCGCTGCGGGCCGCGCGGTGAGAAAGCATGTCGAGGAGACTGTATTCTACCGCCTGGTTCTGGGTGTGCTGATTCTGTCGGGGATCAGCATGATGTGGCGCGCCTGGCAATATGGTGCGAACTCGGCAATCGGTGGCTGA